A region of Thermococcus argininiproducens DNA encodes the following proteins:
- a CDS encoding ATP synthase subunit A: MGKIVRVTGPLVVADDMKGSRMYEVVRVGELGLIGEIIRLEGDKAVIQVYEETAGIRPGEPVVGTGASLSVELGPGLLTSIYDGIQRPLEILRDQSGDFIGRGLTAPALPRDKKWHFTPTVKVGDKVVEGDIIGTVPETGIIEHKIMIPPRVNGEIVEIAEEGDYTIEEVIAKVKMPNGEIKELKMYQRWPVRVKRPYKQKLPPEIPLITGQRTIDTFFPQAKGGTAAIPGPFGSGKTVTQHQLAKWSDAEVVVYIGCGERGNEMTDVLEEFPKLKDPRTGKPLMERTVLIANTSNMPVAAREASIYTGITIAEYFRDMGYNVALMADSTSRWAEALREISGRLEEMPGEEGYPAYLASKVAEFYERAGRVKTLGSDERIGSVSVIGAVSPPGGDLSDPVVQNTLRVVKVFWALDADLARRRHFPAINWLTSYSLYVDSIKDWWHNNVDSEWKLMRDEAMALLQKESELQEIVRIVGPDALPEREKAILLVARMIREDYLQQDAFHEVDTYCPPKKQITMMKVILNFYKYTMEAVDAGIPVEEIVKLPVREEIGRMKYNPNVEEIAGLIEKTRAQFEELFKKYGE; this comes from the coding sequence ATGGGAAAGATAGTTAGGGTTACTGGACCATTAGTCGTTGCGGATGATATGAAAGGCTCTAGAATGTATGAAGTAGTTAGAGTAGGTGAATTGGGGCTTATTGGAGAAATCATTAGGCTGGAAGGTGACAAAGCAGTTATTCAGGTTTATGAAGAAACTGCTGGTATTAGACCAGGAGAGCCTGTTGTAGGTACAGGAGCATCTTTGAGTGTTGAACTTGGACCAGGATTGCTCACTTCAATATATGATGGAATCCAAAGGCCTCTTGAGATATTGAGAGACCAAAGTGGAGACTTTATAGGTAGAGGACTCACAGCTCCTGCTCTTCCAAGAGACAAAAAGTGGCATTTTACACCAACCGTTAAAGTAGGAGACAAGGTAGTTGAGGGGGATATAATTGGAACTGTCCCAGAAACGGGAATTATAGAGCACAAAATAATGATTCCACCAAGGGTTAACGGAGAAATCGTTGAAATCGCTGAGGAAGGAGATTACACAATAGAAGAAGTTATTGCAAAAGTTAAAATGCCCAACGGCGAAATTAAAGAGCTAAAAATGTATCAGAGATGGCCAGTTCGTGTAAAAAGGCCCTATAAACAGAAACTTCCTCCAGAAATTCCACTTATTACAGGACAAAGAACTATAGACACTTTCTTCCCACAGGCCAAAGGTGGTACTGCAGCAATTCCTGGACCATTTGGCTCAGGTAAGACAGTCACCCAACACCAACTTGCAAAATGGAGTGATGCAGAAGTTGTGGTATATATTGGATGTGGGGAAAGAGGAAATGAGATGACAGATGTGCTTGAAGAGTTCCCCAAGCTTAAGGACCCGAGAACAGGAAAACCATTAATGGAGAGAACAGTGCTCATAGCTAATACTTCAAACATGCCTGTTGCAGCAAGAGAGGCTTCAATTTATACCGGAATTACAATAGCAGAGTACTTTAGAGACATGGGATATAATGTGGCTTTAATGGCAGATTCAACCTCAAGATGGGCAGAAGCTTTGAGAGAAATTTCTGGAAGACTTGAGGAAATGCCAGGTGAGGAAGGATATCCCGCTTATTTAGCTTCAAAGGTAGCAGAGTTTTATGAAAGAGCTGGTAGAGTAAAGACTTTGGGAAGCGATGAGAGAATTGGAAGTGTTAGTGTTATTGGAGCAGTATCACCTCCAGGTGGTGACCTAAGCGATCCTGTTGTGCAGAACACATTGAGAGTTGTTAAAGTATTCTGGGCATTAGATGCGGATCTTGCAAGAAGAAGACACTTCCCAGCTATAAACTGGCTCACAAGTTATTCCCTTTATGTGGACTCAATAAAAGATTGGTGGCATAATAATGTTGATTCAGAATGGAAATTAATGAGAGACGAGGCAATGGCACTTTTGCAGAAAGAATCTGAACTTCAGGAAATAGTCAGAATAGTTGGTCCAGATGCACTGCCAGAAAGGGAGAAAGCTATTCTTCTCGTAGCGAGGATGATTAGGGAGGATTACCTCCAACAAGACGCCTTTCACGAAGTTGACACTTATTGCCCACCGAAGAAGCAAATAACAATGATGAAAGTTATACTCAACTTTTACAAGTACACTATGGAAGCTGTAGATGCAGGAATTCCAGTTGAAGAGATTGTAAAATTGCCCGTTAGGGAAGAGATAGGAAGAATGAAGTACAATCCAAATGTTGAGGAGATAGCCGGCCTAATAGAAAAAACCAGGGCTCAATTTGAAGAACTCTTTAAGAAATACGGAGAGTGA
- a CDS encoding V-type ATP synthase subunit F, translating to MKIVVLGDKDTALGFKLAGVHETYSFGDAPLEIERVRNKLRELVEREDIGVIFITERLAQKVEIPDVTLPIILQIPDKYGSLYGEEQLREIVRRAIGVEIKR from the coding sequence ATGAAGATAGTAGTATTGGGTGACAAGGACACAGCACTTGGCTTCAAACTTGCAGGAGTTCATGAAACGTATTCTTTTGGAGACGCACCGCTTGAGATAGAGCGAGTGAGAAATAAACTAAGAGAGTTGGTAGAAAGAGAAGATATTGGTGTGATATTTATAACAGAGCGTTTAGCTCAAAAAGTTGAGATTCCAGATGTTACACTCCCTATAATTCTTCAAATTCCTGATAAATATGGGTCATTATATGGTGAAGAACAACTAAGAGAAATTGTTAGACGGGCCATAGGTGTTGAGATAAAGAGGTGA